From the genome of Pelobacter propionicus DSM 2379, one region includes:
- a CDS encoding zonular occludens toxin domain-containing protein, with protein MLASFTNWLLSWAKYLGVTCLNYGIDFLQVCFDSLVDFALYIIGLFPDCVGSACMESAYLDLGPMTSLIIAVINWLFPVAFFVSIANFMTCGLMALIVIMPVARWLKLITYVARAILHLKKGGVVAANFSLVDGWADVVASRTLLGRFSDEHRYEKAASMHNRFYRVDSLEAIRKIQPRAEAVGVYKDDGSYSEGAGLLLLDEAQLIFNSRVWKKNMGWIEFFTQHRKLGWNVIMIAHTIEMIDSQIRPLAEYESRFRNLQKLKLPVIGLPMAPFPLFLVIRRYAGLGAGANVIADRDLYPLPLWAARLYDSLQVFSEDSWGEDQEPKLCGSPPLPPCGMGGVDTVSTQSGPVSSLADDCLWSRWEQLESAS; from the coding sequence ATGTTGGCATCGTTCACGAACTGGCTGTTGTCCTGGGCAAAGTATCTTGGCGTTACCTGCCTGAACTACGGCATAGACTTCCTCCAGGTCTGCTTTGACTCCCTGGTTGATTTCGCCTTGTACATAATCGGCCTGTTTCCTGATTGTGTCGGCTCGGCCTGTATGGAGTCTGCCTATCTTGATCTCGGCCCGATGACTTCTTTGATTATCGCGGTGATAAACTGGCTGTTTCCGGTCGCTTTTTTTGTCTCAATCGCAAATTTTATGACCTGTGGCCTCATGGCGCTGATTGTTATCATGCCTGTTGCGCGTTGGTTGAAACTCATAACGTACGTCGCTCGTGCAATTCTCCATCTTAAAAAGGGTGGCGTAGTCGCTGCCAATTTTTCCCTTGTGGACGGCTGGGCCGATGTGGTCGCCAGTCGGACGTTATTGGGTAGGTTCTCCGATGAACATCGCTATGAAAAAGCCGCTTCGATGCATAACCGCTTTTACCGTGTTGACTCCCTGGAGGCGATACGCAAGATACAGCCCCGCGCTGAGGCGGTGGGAGTTTACAAGGATGACGGGTCGTATTCTGAGGGAGCTGGTCTTTTGCTTTTGGATGAAGCGCAGCTGATTTTTAACTCTCGCGTCTGGAAAAAGAACATGGGGTGGATTGAGTTCTTTACCCAGCACCGCAAGCTCGGGTGGAACGTGATCATGATCGCCCACACCATAGAAATGATTGACTCGCAAATAAGACCGTTGGCCGAGTACGAAAGCCGTTTTCGTAACCTGCAAAAACTCAAGCTGCCGGTGATCGGTCTACCGATGGCGCCCTTTCCGCTCTTCTTGGTGATACGTAGATACGCTGGCCTTGGTGCCGGCGCTAATGTGATCGCTGACCGTGATCTGTACCCGCTCCCACTCTGGGCCGCACGTTTGTATGATTCTCTCCAAGTGTTCAGTGAGGATTCATGGGGGGAAGATCAAGAGCCGAAATTGTGCGGGTCCCCTCCCCTCCCGCCTTGCGGGATGGGAGGGGTTGATACTGTTTCGACTCAATCGGGGCCGGTGTCATCCCTGGCAGATGATTGTTTATGGTCAAGGTGGGAACAGTTGGAAAGCGCGTCATGA
- the infA gene encoding translation initiation factor IF-1, with amino-acid sequence MSKEEAIEVEGTVVEPLPNAMFRVKLENDHIVLAHISGKMRKYFIKILPGDKVTVELSPYDLSRGRITYRAK; translated from the coding sequence ATGAGCAAAGAAGAAGCAATAGAAGTTGAAGGCACGGTCGTTGAGCCACTCCCCAACGCCATGTTTCGCGTTAAACTCGAAAATGATCACATTGTCCTTGCCCATATCTCTGGCAAGATGCGTAAGTACTTCATCAAAATCCTCCCTGGTGATAAGGTTACCGTTGAACTGTCACCCTATGACTTGAGCCGTGGTCGCATTACCTATCGCGCCAAGTAA
- the efp gene encoding elongation factor P: MYTAADLKKGLKIIIEGDPYIIIAFDFTKPGKGQALYRTKMRNMINGTILDRTYRSGETFEPASLEERQMEYLYKEGTHYTFMDQQTYEQVIMEEDTIGDAKNFLLENIKVEVLLFGEKAIGVTIPNFVNLRVTQTDPWAKGDTSGNDSKPATVETGYVLRVPPFIEEGELITIDTRTGEYSTRVKG; this comes from the coding sequence ATGTACACAGCAGCAGACCTGAAAAAAGGTCTTAAAATCATCATTGAAGGCGACCCTTACATCATCATCGCCTTCGACTTCACCAAGCCGGGCAAAGGACAGGCACTCTACCGTACCAAGATGCGCAATATGATCAACGGTACCATCCTTGATCGCACCTATCGTTCCGGTGAGACCTTCGAACCAGCCAGTCTGGAGGAACGTCAGATGGAGTACCTCTACAAGGAAGGCACCCACTACACGTTCATGGACCAGCAGACCTACGAACAGGTCATCATGGAAGAGGATACCATTGGCGATGCCAAGAATTTCCTGTTGGAGAATATCAAGGTGGAGGTACTGCTCTTCGGCGAGAAGGCCATCGGCGTAACTATCCCCAACTTCGTCAACCTGCGGGTTACCCAGACCGACCCTTGGGCTAAGGGTGACACCAGCGGCAACGACTCCAAGCCGGCAACCGTGGAAACCGGCTATGTCCTCAGGGTTCCTCCTTTTATCGAGGAAGGAGAACTGATTACCATCGACACTCGCACCGGTGAATACTCCACCCGCGTCAAGGGGTAA
- the epmA gene encoding EF-P lysine aminoacylase EpmA gives MHPRDHNLYLRADIVAAIRSFFASRRFLEVDTPHLIPANAPEEYIDPHGSGDRYLHTSPEICMKRLLCRGHERIFQICRCWRRDERGSRHLPEFAMLEWYRRDSDYRQLMEDCQELLRWVALICGKSEGIDYQGQRLEPCREAQRITVRDAYARYAVKDVAVAVVDGTFDELMVTRIESSLPTHVPVILMDYPAEMASLARLKADDESVAERFELYLGGLELANGFSELNDPREQRQRFLVANERRIEAGLSPLPLPEPFLDELASLPPSAGIALGIDRLVMLFADAPRIDDVISFTPEEL, from the coding sequence ATGCACCCCCGCGACCACAACCTCTATCTGAGGGCGGACATCGTAGCCGCCATCAGGTCTTTCTTTGCTTCACGTCGTTTTCTGGAGGTGGATACGCCCCATCTTATTCCCGCCAACGCGCCTGAAGAGTATATCGATCCCCATGGTTCTGGCGACCGGTACCTGCATACCTCGCCGGAGATCTGCATGAAGCGCCTGCTCTGTCGCGGCCATGAGCGGATTTTTCAGATCTGCCGTTGCTGGCGCAGGGATGAACGGGGAAGTCGCCATCTGCCGGAGTTTGCCATGCTGGAATGGTATCGGCGCGACAGCGACTATCGTCAACTGATGGAGGATTGTCAGGAGCTGCTGCGATGGGTAGCCTTGATTTGTGGGAAGAGTGAGGGGATCGACTATCAGGGGCAACGTCTGGAACCGTGCCGGGAGGCACAACGGATTACGGTGCGTGATGCCTATGCCCGCTATGCTGTCAAGGATGTTGCGGTCGCCGTGGTCGATGGAACCTTTGATGAACTGATGGTGACCCGAATCGAGTCTTCGCTGCCGACCCATGTACCGGTAATCCTGATGGATTATCCCGCCGAAATGGCGTCCCTTGCCCGCCTGAAGGCCGATGACGAATCCGTTGCCGAGCGCTTTGAGCTCTATCTGGGGGGGCTTGAGCTGGCCAATGGTTTTAGTGAGCTGAACGACCCCCGTGAACAACGGCAGCGTTTCCTGGTGGCTAACGAGAGGAGGATAGAGGCTGGCCTGTCGCCCCTTCCCCTCCCCGAACCGTTCCTCGATGAACTGGCCTCCCTGCCGCCATCGGCAGGGATCGCCCTGGGGATTGACCGGCTGGTGATGCTCTTCGCCGATGCTCCACGGATCGATGACGTAATCAGCTTCACGCCTGAGGAGCTGTAA
- a CDS encoding KamA family radical SAM protein yields MRYIRSSSVTLENITKKSTIAAEFTSVAASYPFRVSPSYAKLIRREGDAIWKQCIPDLRELDDAGQCPDPLAEHLLSPVPGLIHRYPDRVVLLVSNRCPVYCRFCMRKRHVGEGDAPMDAQTLKQAMDYIAANPAIRDIILSGGDPLMLDDDSLHHILQQLRAIPHVTIIRIGTRVPVTLPERVTPELCTLLKRFHPLYINTHFNHPDEITPLSARACDLLADAGIPLGNQTVLLRGVNDSLDTMRSLQTGLLSLRVRPYYIHQMDLVRGTAHFRTPIATGLEIIRGLRGHVSGMAVPQYVIDLPDGKGKVPILPDDVERQGDLLILRTYQGEMVRYRDLTTVADS; encoded by the coding sequence ATGCGATACATCAGATCATCATCAGTAACACTTGAGAATATAACAAAAAAAAGCACTATTGCTGCAGAATTTACGTCGGTGGCGGCCAGCTATCCGTTCCGGGTATCACCATCCTACGCCAAACTGATCCGCAGAGAGGGGGATGCCATCTGGAAACAGTGCATTCCTGATTTACGTGAACTGGATGACGCTGGACAGTGCCCCGACCCACTGGCAGAGCATCTGCTCAGCCCCGTGCCCGGCCTGATTCACCGTTACCCCGACCGCGTGGTGCTGCTCGTTTCCAATCGCTGCCCGGTCTACTGCCGCTTCTGCATGCGCAAGCGCCACGTGGGGGAGGGGGATGCCCCCATGGACGCCCAAACGCTGAAACAGGCAATGGATTATATCGCCGCCAATCCGGCAATTCGCGACATAATCCTCTCCGGCGGCGACCCATTGATGCTGGATGACGACTCGCTGCACCACATCCTCCAGCAGTTACGGGCCATTCCCCATGTAACCATCATTCGCATCGGCACACGCGTTCCGGTAACCTTGCCCGAGCGGGTGACCCCCGAACTGTGCACCCTCTTGAAGCGGTTTCACCCCCTGTACATCAACACCCACTTCAACCACCCGGATGAAATCACGCCGTTGTCGGCCCGGGCCTGCGATCTTTTGGCCGATGCCGGAATCCCATTGGGAAACCAGACGGTTCTGTTGCGCGGGGTAAACGATTCCCTGGATACCATGCGTTCCCTGCAGACCGGGCTGCTCTCCCTGCGGGTCAGGCCGTACTATATCCACCAGATGGATCTGGTCAGGGGTACGGCGCATTTTCGCACCCCGATCGCGACCGGTCTGGAGATCATCAGGGGCTTGCGCGGTCATGTATCGGGGATGGCGGTGCCGCAGTACGTTATCGACTTACCCGATGGAAAGGGGAAGGTGCCCATACTACCCGACGATGTGGAGCGACAGGGGGATTTACTGATTCTGAGGACATACCAGGGGGAGATGGTCAGGTATCGGGATCTGACAACGGTTGCAGATTCATAA
- a CDS encoding ExeA family protein gives MYTRYFGLDEKPFTLTPNPRFIFLSKQHREAFAHLLYGINSHYGFIELVGEVGTGKTTVLRTLLGQLQDGNYRIALIFNPCMNSVELLLNICQEFGIETNGLGINDLLSGLNRFLLEENGKGRTVVLVIDEAQNLQPDVLEQIRLISNLETENDKLIQIILAGQPELERLLQRHNLRQLNQRIAVRFRLGVMDGNETGAYIRHRLDVAGARGGVSFSRLAVRLIHLYSRGAPRMINIICDRALLTAYADGRRTISPVVVLRAINELSGVSRCGFTLAGLASALVVFCLFGLIVGQWLPEVFSSPEPRPTEVVSLPLPPRPSRPGAEALSPGAHSLSVAKAIPFSQEETEPVRRLRVALLNLGLNDTHIGAFNGLMAKWQARPIRIFKGTMSVPATFSELAAKRDLRCTVFQGSLEDALRFDLPFLVCTTVVDRRGRFCIAVTSAKGRLLTVSPALLKGGEVDKNDLAPVASGTFYLLWRDSARIPSHLVPGERRKELHTLQRMLKQAGCYRQAIDGVYSKATISAVRRFQRSQGIPTNDSGGELTLALLSRLDAAQMAPSLGRN, from the coding sequence ATGTATACCAGATATTTCGGCCTCGACGAAAAACCGTTTACCCTTACCCCAAACCCGCGCTTCATATTTCTCAGCAAACAGCATCGAGAGGCTTTTGCCCACCTGCTCTACGGAATCAACAGCCACTACGGTTTCATCGAACTGGTCGGCGAAGTGGGTACCGGCAAGACCACGGTGCTGCGCACCCTGCTGGGGCAACTCCAGGACGGTAACTACCGCATTGCCCTGATTTTCAACCCCTGCATGAACTCCGTGGAGCTGTTGCTGAACATATGTCAAGAGTTTGGCATCGAGACCAACGGCCTCGGCATCAATGACCTGCTGAGCGGTTTGAACCGTTTTCTGCTGGAAGAGAACGGCAAGGGGCGGACGGTGGTGCTGGTGATCGACGAGGCCCAGAACCTGCAACCCGACGTTCTGGAGCAAATCCGACTCATCTCCAATCTCGAGACGGAAAACGACAAACTGATCCAGATCATACTGGCGGGGCAACCCGAACTGGAACGTTTGCTGCAAAGGCACAACCTGCGCCAGCTCAACCAACGCATCGCCGTCCGCTTCAGGCTGGGGGTGATGGATGGGAATGAAACAGGAGCCTATATCCGCCACCGTTTGGATGTGGCCGGAGCCAGGGGCGGTGTTTCCTTCAGCCGTCTGGCCGTTCGACTGATCCACCTCTATTCCCGTGGCGCTCCCCGCATGATCAATATCATCTGCGATCGCGCCTTGCTGACGGCCTATGCCGACGGTCGCCGCACCATTTCGCCGGTCGTTGTTCTGCGTGCCATAAACGAACTCAGCGGCGTCTCCAGGTGCGGCTTTACCCTTGCGGGTCTTGCCTCTGCTCTGGTTGTCTTCTGTCTTTTCGGATTGATAGTCGGTCAGTGGCTTCCGGAGGTTTTTTCCTCCCCGGAACCCCGCCCTACGGAGGTCGTGTCGCTCCCGCTCCCGCCGAGGCCTTCCAGGCCGGGTGCGGAGGCGCTCTCCCCGGGCGCCCATTCCCTCTCCGTTGCGAAGGCGATTCCTTTCTCTCAGGAAGAAACTGAGCCGGTCCGGCGCTTGAGGGTGGCGCTGCTGAATCTTGGCCTGAACGACACCCACATCGGCGCATTCAACGGCCTGATGGCCAAATGGCAGGCCAGGCCGATACGAATATTCAAGGGGACGATGTCGGTTCCCGCAACCTTCTCGGAGCTGGCGGCCAAGCGCGATCTGCGCTGCACTGTCTTTCAGGGTTCGCTGGAAGATGCGCTTCGCTTCGATCTCCCCTTTCTGGTTTGCACAACTGTAGTGGACAGGAGGGGGCGTTTCTGCATTGCCGTGACTTCGGCAAAGGGGCGGCTTCTGACCGTTTCCCCTGCCCTGCTGAAGGGGGGAGAGGTAGATAAAAACGATCTGGCTCCCGTGGCGAGTGGCACCTTCTACCTGCTCTGGCGGGACTCCGCACGCATTCCCTCCCACCTCGTGCCCGGAGAGAGGCGCAAGGAGCTGCATACGCTGCAGCGCATGCTGAAACAGGCCGGCTGCTACCGTCAAGCCATAGACGGGGTCTATAGCAAAGCCACGATCAGTGCCGTCCGCAGATTCCAACGTTCCCAGGGCATCCCCACCAACGACTCCGGGGGAGAGTTGACCCTGGCACTCCTCTCCCGTCTCGACGCTGCCCAGATGGCGCCGTCACTGGGCAGGAATTGA
- the pgsA gene encoding CDP-diacylglycerol--glycerol-3-phosphate 3-phosphatidyltransferase, with protein MTTQTQTPILNPPNILTMLRIAAIPLLATLLMSPERSAGFWAAAVFALASITDWLDGYLARRMEIVTVFGKFLDPIADKLIVMAALIMILPFGRVPAWMVLIILGREIIITGLRGIASSEGIVIQASDLGKFKTIFQIVAILGLLLHYDYNWFFGIQHPLLQVNMHNVGMFYLWIATLLTVWSGGDYLFRFMRVIAR; from the coding sequence ATGACGACACAGACGCAAACCCCGATTCTCAACCCGCCCAACATCCTGACCATGCTGCGCATCGCGGCCATACCGCTCCTGGCGACGCTGCTCATGTCTCCGGAGCGCTCGGCGGGATTCTGGGCCGCTGCGGTCTTTGCGTTGGCCTCAATCACCGACTGGCTGGACGGCTATCTGGCGCGACGTATGGAGATCGTCACGGTATTCGGCAAATTCCTCGATCCCATTGCCGACAAACTGATCGTCATGGCCGCCCTGATCATGATACTCCCCTTTGGCCGTGTTCCCGCATGGATGGTGCTGATCATCCTGGGACGGGAAATCATCATCACCGGACTGCGCGGAATAGCCTCCAGCGAGGGCATCGTCATCCAGGCCAGCGACCTGGGCAAATTCAAGACCATCTTCCAGATTGTCGCCATACTGGGACTTTTGCTGCACTACGACTACAACTGGTTCTTCGGAATCCAGCACCCGCTGCTGCAGGTCAACATGCACAACGTGGGGATGTTCTACCTCTGGATCGCAACCCTGCTCACCGTCTGGTCCGGCGGGGATTACCTGTTCCGCTTTATGAGAGTTATCGCCCGCTGA
- a CDS encoding IS4-like element ISPepr3 family transposase produces the protein MRPFKRLKQRRKARAFKLLLTPVFERFKSDKQLESRGYRPLQMTFDDQLKALIFYHLEEFSSGSELLQALEQNDFAKECVAPPKGIKKSAFFEAINNRGLEQLSEVFGHLVKQAGKVLPAEYAHLGNLVSIDGSLIDAVLSMEWADYRSGSKKAKAHVGFDINRGIPRKIYLSDGKEGERPFVDKIIDKGETGVMDRGYQSHDHFDKWQAAEKFFVCRIRENTIKIVIRENAVNPDSIIFYDRIVMLGTKGVNQTEKELRLVGYRVDGKDYWIATNRYDLTAEQVAEVYKLRWNIETFFGWWKRHLKVYHLIARSKYGLMVQLLGGLITYLLLAIYCREQHNEPVSITRVRELRNQIANEAAEELEQKRMRTQQKSHKNKLLKKKRRHAKT, from the coding sequence ATGCGACCTTTCAAGCGACTGAAACAACGACGAAAAGCACGTGCTTTCAAATTGCTTCTTACCCCGGTTTTTGAGAGATTCAAGTCCGATAAACAACTTGAATCCAGGGGGTACCGCCCGTTGCAAATGACCTTTGATGATCAGCTAAAGGCCCTGATTTTCTATCACCTTGAAGAGTTTTCTTCCGGGAGCGAACTGCTGCAGGCTCTGGAACAGAATGACTTTGCCAAGGAGTGCGTTGCTCCCCCCAAGGGGATCAAAAAGAGCGCCTTCTTCGAGGCGATCAATAACCGTGGCCTTGAGCAGCTAAGTGAGGTATTCGGACATCTGGTCAAGCAAGCAGGCAAAGTGCTTCCGGCCGAATACGCTCACCTTGGCAACCTGGTATCCATAGATGGCTCTTTGATTGATGCTGTGCTGTCCATGGAATGGGCTGATTACCGAAGCGGCTCAAAGAAGGCCAAGGCTCATGTCGGCTTCGATATCAACCGGGGCATTCCCAGGAAGATATACCTCAGCGACGGTAAAGAGGGTGAGCGCCCCTTTGTTGACAAGATCATCGACAAAGGCGAAACCGGCGTTATGGATCGCGGGTATCAGTCCCATGACCACTTTGACAAGTGGCAGGCCGCCGAGAAGTTCTTTGTCTGTCGTATCAGGGAGAATACGATCAAGATAGTCATCAGAGAGAATGCCGTCAATCCTGACAGTATTATCTTCTATGACCGGATCGTAATGCTCGGCACCAAAGGCGTAAACCAGACTGAGAAAGAACTGCGCCTTGTTGGTTACCGTGTTGACGGTAAAGATTACTGGATCGCTACCAACAGGTACGACCTGACCGCTGAACAAGTCGCCGAAGTCTATAAGCTCCGCTGGAACATCGAGACCTTCTTTGGCTGGTGGAAACGCCATCTCAAGGTGTACCACCTGATCGCCAGGAGCAAGTACGGGCTGATGGTCCAGCTTCTTGGCGGCCTTATAACCTATCTGCTTCTTGCTATTTACTGCCGGGAGCAGCACAACGAACCAGTCAGCATCACTCGGGTACGGGAATTACGCAACCAAATCGCCAATGAGGCAGCAGAAGAACTAGAGCAAAAACGGATGCGAACACAGCAAAAATCCCACAAAAACAAACTTTTAAAGAAAAAACGACGACATGCAAAGACCTAA
- the purM gene encoding phosphoribosylformylglycinamidine cyclo-ligase codes for MSDQRITYKDAGVDIAAGNSFVNMIKPLVKSTFRPEVMAEIGGFGGLFSLNTTKYKNPVLVSGTDGVGTKLKIAFMADMHETVGIDLVAMCVNDIVVQGAEPLFFLDYLATGRLHPEKGAAIVKGIAEGCRQAGCALIGGETAEMPGFYSDDEYDLAGFAVGVVDRDRIIDGSGISVGNRLIGIASSGLHSNGYSLARKLVFERMGLAIDAEFPGTGRTVAEELLTPTRIYVRSIMNLLKDYSIKGIAHITGGGLLENVPRVLPKGCRATMHLSSWERPLLFDVLAEAGNVERDEMYRTFNMGIGMVLAVAEQDCDDMLDRLNGLGEHAWVIGEITACPENSDPTQLVEG; via the coding sequence TTGAGCGATCAGAGAATCACCTACAAGGATGCAGGGGTAGATATCGCTGCGGGCAACAGTTTCGTCAATATGATCAAGCCTTTGGTCAAATCGACCTTCCGTCCCGAAGTTATGGCGGAAATCGGGGGGTTTGGCGGGCTTTTTTCACTGAACACCACTAAATACAAGAATCCCGTGCTCGTGTCGGGAACGGACGGTGTCGGCACGAAGCTGAAGATCGCCTTTATGGCCGATATGCACGAGACGGTGGGCATCGACCTGGTTGCCATGTGCGTCAACGACATCGTGGTCCAAGGCGCTGAGCCGCTCTTTTTCCTGGACTACCTGGCCACGGGACGTCTGCATCCCGAAAAAGGGGCCGCCATTGTCAAGGGGATTGCCGAGGGATGCAGGCAGGCGGGCTGTGCCCTGATCGGCGGGGAAACAGCAGAGATGCCCGGCTTCTACTCCGACGATGAATACGATTTGGCCGGTTTCGCGGTGGGCGTGGTAGATCGGGACAGAATTATCGACGGATCGGGCATCTCGGTGGGTAACCGCCTGATCGGTATTGCCTCCAGCGGCTTGCACAGCAATGGCTACTCCTTGGCCAGAAAACTTGTCTTTGAACGCATGGGTCTTGCCATCGACGCCGAGTTTCCCGGAACCGGCCGCACGGTCGCCGAGGAGCTGCTCACCCCGACCCGCATCTATGTCCGCTCCATTATGAACCTGCTCAAGGATTACTCCATCAAGGGGATTGCCCACATAACCGGCGGCGGTCTTCTGGAAAACGTCCCCCGTGTACTGCCCAAGGGATGCCGCGCTACCATGCACCTCTCCAGCTGGGAGCGCCCCCTGCTCTTCGATGTTCTGGCAGAGGCCGGAAATGTGGAGCGCGACGAGATGTACCGGACGTTTAATATGGGTATCGGCATGGTGTTGGCGGTTGCCGAGCAGGATTGCGATGACATGCTCGACCGCCTGAACGGCCTTGGCGAACATGCCTGGGTCATCGGAGAGATCACCGCCTGCCCGGAGAACAGCGACCCCACCCAACTCGTGGAGGGGTAA
- the purN gene encoding phosphoribosylglycinamide formyltransferase, which produces MSVAEPLTLAVLVSGNGSNLQAIIDRIEAGEIHARIACVISNVHGVFALERARRHGIPTVIHANGAFATRREYDNALVEVLRTHRVELVVLAGFMRILSDVMIGAFPGAVINIHPALLPAFPGLHAQKQALEYGVKFSGCTVHFVDNGTDTGPIILQAVVPVMQDDSEESLSRRILQEEHRIFPESIRLFAEGKLSFHGRQVRISS; this is translated from the coding sequence ATGTCAGTAGCAGAGCCGCTCACCCTGGCCGTCCTGGTGTCGGGAAATGGTTCCAACCTGCAGGCGATCATCGACCGTATCGAAGCTGGGGAGATACATGCCCGTATCGCCTGCGTGATCAGCAACGTTCACGGTGTTTTTGCCCTTGAGCGGGCACGGCGGCACGGCATACCGACGGTTATCCATGCGAATGGCGCATTTGCCACGCGGCGGGAGTATGACAATGCCCTGGTGGAGGTGCTGCGCACTCATCGGGTCGAACTGGTCGTTCTGGCCGGTTTTATGCGGATTCTCTCCGACGTGATGATAGGCGCCTTCCCCGGCGCAGTCATCAACATCCACCCAGCGCTGCTCCCCGCCTTCCCCGGCCTGCACGCCCAGAAGCAGGCACTTGAGTACGGAGTGAAATTTTCAGGCTGCACGGTCCATTTCGTGGACAACGGCACCGACACCGGTCCGATAATTCTCCAGGCTGTTGTTCCGGTCATGCAGGACGACAGTGAAGAGTCACTTTCGCGACGCATCCTCCAGGAGGAACACCGCATTTTTCCCGAATCGATCAGGCTCTTCGCCGAGGGAAAGCTGTCGTTC